The Verrucomicrobium spinosum DSM 4136 = JCM 18804 genome includes a region encoding these proteins:
- a CDS encoding AAA family ATPase, translating into MTSPDFSDASHIAARLQTEVLQGLRQSFVAKDEVVDLLGVCLAAGENLFILGPPGTAKSALVHALGQRLRGDTFSYLLTRFTEPNELFGPFDIRRLREGDLVTNTEGMLSEASLVFMDELLNANSAILNSLLTVLNERVLHRGRERLKVQALMFVGASNHLPEEDALRALFDRFLLRVRCDAAPEDRLMEVLDAGWRLESTPPEMSSLGPEHIRLIQQATSRVSLKPVLKDYVDLVHRIRHAGIAFSDRRAVKVQRLVAASALLCGRMEARHSDLWVLRYLWDRDEQMEVLRSLVQESTSRGDDTSDATDHPRASASGHPDAEALARSLTWLEGRLEPGAAASSQAYLRDRLAILEGSVQWVQRTDQREFLQSRIHQLWGALKEKEPEALAGV; encoded by the coding sequence ATGACATCGCCTGATTTTTCAGACGCGTCGCACATCGCCGCCCGCCTCCAGACAGAGGTATTGCAAGGTCTCCGCCAGTCGTTTGTCGCCAAGGATGAGGTCGTGGACCTGCTGGGCGTCTGTCTCGCTGCGGGGGAGAATCTCTTCATCCTGGGTCCGCCCGGCACGGCCAAGAGCGCGCTTGTGCACGCTCTGGGACAAAGGCTGCGGGGGGATACCTTCTCCTACCTGCTCACGCGTTTCACGGAGCCCAACGAACTCTTTGGCCCCTTCGACATCCGGCGTCTGCGCGAGGGGGATCTGGTGACCAACACGGAGGGCATGCTCAGCGAGGCGTCCCTCGTGTTCATGGATGAGCTTCTCAATGCCAACAGCGCCATCCTCAACAGTCTGCTCACCGTCCTGAACGAGCGCGTGCTGCATCGCGGTCGCGAGCGCCTGAAGGTGCAGGCCCTCATGTTCGTGGGTGCCAGCAACCACCTGCCGGAGGAGGACGCCCTGCGAGCGCTCTTCGACCGCTTCCTCCTGCGGGTGCGCTGCGATGCTGCACCGGAGGACCGTCTCATGGAAGTGCTGGACGCCGGCTGGCGGCTGGAGTCCACCCCGCCGGAGATGTCCTCCCTGGGGCCGGAGCACATCCGCCTCATTCAGCAGGCCACATCCCGGGTCTCCCTGAAGCCGGTGCTGAAGGACTATGTGGACCTCGTCCACCGCATCCGCCACGCAGGCATCGCTTTCTCAGACCGACGCGCCGTGAAAGTGCAGCGTCTGGTGGCCGCCAGCGCCCTCCTCTGTGGCCGCATGGAGGCCCGCCACTCTGACCTCTGGGTGCTGCGCTACCTCTGGGATCGGGATGAGCAGATGGAAGTGCTGCGCTCCCTGGTTCAGGAATCTACCAGCCGGGGTGACGACACCTCCGATGCCACCGATCATCCGCGAGCCTCTGCCAGCGGGCACCCGGATGCCGAAGCCCTGGCCCGCAGCCTGACCTGGCTGGAAGGTCGTCTGGAACCCGGTGCCGCCGCATCAAGCCAGGCCTACCTGCGCGACCGCCTGGCCATCCTGGAAGGCAGCGTGCAGTGGGTGCAGCGGACCGACCAGCGCGAATTCCTCCAGTCCCG